GGGGGGCGCCGACACTGAAATTTCCCCTGGAGCGGTGGGACCAGATCTTCAATGTCAATGTCAGGGGTGTCTGGATACTGACCCAGAAGGTTGCCGCCATGATGAAGGAGCAGGGCGGGGGGACCATCATCAACATCTCTTCGGTCATGGGATTCAAAGGGTCCGAGGAAATGGCCCATCCGGCCGTGGCCTACAATTCAAGCAAGGCGGCCATCAATGTGCTGACCATGAATCTTGCCGTAAAGCTGGCCCCCTACAATATCCGGGTGAACGCCATTGCCCCCGGGTTTTTCCGGACCGACATGATGGCCTATATCGAAAAACCGGAATTCAAGGCCGCCTACGATATGACCCTCGATGACATCCCTCTGCGGAGGATCGGTGATGTCGATGATATGAAGGGGATTGCCGTGTTTCTCGCGTCGGACGCGTCGGCCTACATGACGGGACACGTGCTGATCGCCGACGGCGGCATGCTGGCGAAATAAGGAACCCTTAAAAAAAAGAGGCGGGTCATTCCGGACCCGCCTCGATTCTGCCGGCTGACCGTCTTTTATGGCGGCAGCCCATTTTTCACGGCTTATTCAAATTTCACCTGCGGTACCGCGGTGGCCGCCTCGGGAACTTCAAAGAACGTGGCTTTTTCGAAACCGAACATGCTCGCGAAGAGATTCGACGGGAAGGTCCTGACCTTGATATTGTAAGTTTTCACCATCTCGTTGTACCGGCGTCTTTCCACGGCGATGCGGTTCTCCGTTCCCGCCAGTTCGTCCTGGAGCCTGATGAAGTTCTGATCGGACTTTATGTCGGGATATCGCTCCACGGTAACGAGCAGCCTTGCCAGCGCCCCCGACAGCTCGTTATTGGCGGCGATCTTGTCGGGTATGCTGTCCGCCCGTCCGACCTTCGATCGCGCCTCGGCAACGCCCAGAAATACCGCCCGCTCCTGCGAGGCGAACCCCTTGACCGTTTCCACGAGGTTGGGAATGAGATCATAGCGTCGCTGAAGCTGGTTTTCAACCTGGGCCCAGGACGCGCTGACCGATTCGTCCAGGGTGACGAAGCTGTTGTACATTCCCTTTACGTAAGAGTAAGACATCAGTATGAGCACTGCAATGATGGCAATGACGATAATGGCATTCCGTGATCCTTTGTTCATCGGTTTCCTCCTCCTTTTTGACGCGATCCGGAAAATTTTCTACAACTCCATGCGGTCCACAGCTTCCCATAATTTTTTTATTTCCGCAAGGTAGCTCTTCAGGAGGGAGCGTACCTCCTGCGGTGAAAACCGTCCCGTACCCTCCTTGATCTGCAGACAGCGCAAGAAGGTCGTCCTGTCAAGGGCGAATGTGTCGGCGACGGCGCCGATGACCTCCCGGCGTGACGGGGGGATATCCTGTTCTTTGAGATACAGCAGGCCCTTGAATATGGATATGAAGGCGGTCAGGGACGCCGCGATCAGTTCCCTGATGTGCCTGTCCCTGCCTTCCGTTTCAAGGAAGCCCCTGCGAAGCAGCACGAGCTTTCCCTTGATATCACGTTCGCACTGGAGCCTGAGGTCTCCTGCGTCGAAGACAAGCGGTTCGAGCACATCCTCGCCGAATACGAGAACATGCTCGTGTTTCATGGTGAGGAACTCAAGCGGGTATGAGTCCAGGGAGGAAAGTATGTACTGTTTCGTCATGAAGAGGGGAGTGGCCACCTTCTTTTTCCTCCACCGCGCGACCGTCTTGAGGGCCGCCTCGATGGCGCCGATGGCATCCTCGCTCAGGATGATGAGAAAATTGATGTCCGACCCGCCGGGCTGATAATCGATTCCCGCGGCGCTTCCATACAGAATAATGGACTGAAGCCCGTCGCTGAAGATGTTTCGGTAGTCTTCGATGATGGTTGGGAATAAGTCCTTGGGATTACTGACTTTAACCATGGTCCCGCCTTTCCTTAAAATCCTCTGCCGGCGCCGCCGCCGCCGCTCATGCCGCCGCCGAATCCGCCGAATCCGCCGCCGAATCCGCCGAATCCGCCGCCACCGCCGCTCCCTCTGCCGCCCATCATCATCATGAGCAGGATGAAGGGCAGCATCCTTCTCCCCTGGCGGGTTCCCAGAAGGAGGGTGAGCAGGAGTATGAAAACGACATAGGACAGGAAATCGGCCGCCGGTCTTGATCGTTCTCTCTTCGCCGGCACCCGGTAGGGCGTCCCCTCGAGCGAAACGCCGGCATCCGCCGCGATGACGGCGGCCACCGCCGCTTCCGCGTTATAGAGTCCCTTTTCATAGTCGCCCTTCTTGAGAGAGGGCACGACGTAAGTGTCCAGGATCTGACCGACGCGGCCGTCCGGCAGGATCCCTTCAAGCCCGTAGCCCGTCTCGATCCGTATCCGCCGCTCTTTCAGGGTAAGAAAAATGAGAACACCCCGGTCCTCGCCCTTTTTTCCGATGCCCCATGCCTCGTAGAGCCGGTTCGCGTATTCGTCGGTATCGGCATCGCCGATGCTTTTCATGGTGACCACCACGACGGATGCCCCCGTTTTCTGCAGAACTTCCCTGGCAAGCGATTCCATGGAGCGCCGGTACTGTTCGGAGAGCACACCGGCGTAATCGTTGACGGCACCGACGGGTTGCGGGAACGGCTCTGCCCCGAAAAGGGTCGATACCTGAAGGAACAACACCAGGAGAATAAAAAAAGGTAAACAATATCTGTCCGTCTTCACGATAAGGGTCCTTTTCGTTGCGGTCCGTGCCATACATACCATAAAAGGCCGATGTTGGCACATTTTTAAACTTGACAGGATGGTAAATCTAATATAGGAAAACAGCCTTTGAAAATACTCCACGAGGAAGGTGTTTCTTTGGCGAACCACAAGTCAGCTGAAAAGAGAATGAGGCAGAGCGAGCGCAAGAGACAGCGGAACGTATCGGCCAAGTCACATGTCAAGACCCGGGTCAAGGCGGTACTGCAAGCTGTTGAAGAGAACAACGCCACCCTGTCGAAGGAGACGCTCTCCACAGCCGTGCGCGTGATCAGCAAGGCGTCATCCCGGGGCATCATTCACAAGAACAATGCGGCGCGCAAGATCTCACGGCTGACACGAAAGGTGAACAGCCTGACCTCCGGGGAGTAGTTCTCCCGATTCAGAATCCCGCCATCAGGTCCCGGTATGCCCATTCAGCAAGATCGGTGCAGAGTTTCTTGAGGGCTTCCTTTTTATTCCTGTCCGTTATCGCGGGATCCGTTGCCACCCGATAGGCCTCTCTTCCCGAGAGGCTTTTGTTTTCCCAAAGAACCTCGTCCGTGCCGGTTTTTGCAAGCGTGGCCGAGACGGTCATCGCTACCCGGTCTTCCTTGGCGATATCGTTCTTTGCGTAGCTCAGGTGAGATACCGCCACGCCTGTTATGCTTCCCGAAAGCACGACGTCCGCCGCATCCCTGTCGTAGACGAGGGTGAAGCGCTCTCCGGTCCTGAACTCGCTGATGAGACCGTTTCGCAGGTATGTTTCGATGTTCGCCTCACCGGTAAGGTTTGAGAAGGTGTCCACATAAACGGTTCGGATGCTCTTGTCGAAATGTTCACCGGCCGGGGCGAAGTGGTACCCGCATCCCGTGCAGACGATAAGGTACAGTAACAGTAGAGTATATATCCGGTTCATCATGATCGTTGTTTCTCCCGCTTCTCCCCCGCGGCGGGATGCCGGCCCTGTCGCGGGGAGCTACGCACTGATAACGATATTGACGAGCTTCTTCGGAACATACACTTCCTTCAGGATGTTGTGATCTCCGATGAACTGCCGCACCCGTTCATCACTTCTCGCCATTTCCTTTATGACCTCGTCCGCTTCATCGGCGGCGACCTGGAGCCTGCTGCGCACCTTTCCGTTCACCTGTATGACAATGGTGATTTCCTCCTCGGAGGCCGTCTCCGCGTCAAAGGACGGCCAGGTCATGTCGCACAGCATTCCCGTGCCGCCGATCGCCTGCCAGAGCTCCTCCGTTATGTGCGGCACAATGGGATGGAGAAGAACAATGACGGTTTCGACGGCTTTTCTGATAACGGCCAGGGCCCTTTCATCACCCGCTGCGGGCCGTCCCGTCTGATAGAGAACGTTGACCAGTTCCATGACGGCGGCGATCGCCGTATTGAAATGGAACCGGTCTTCAATATCGGTGGTAACCTTTTTAATGGTCTGGTGTATCTTCCGGTTCAGCTTCTTCAGGTCTCCCTCCAGGGGCTGCCCGTTATCAAAAGGCGCGATGCCCATGATGTCGTCGAGATAGTCCATGACGATACGCCAGACCCTGTTCAGAAAGCGGAATGAACCGTCCACTCCCTGATCGCTCCATTCCAGGTCACGCTCCGGCGGCGCCGCGAAGAGGCAGAAGATACGGGCCGTGTCCGCCCCGTATTCCTCGATGATATGGTTCGGGTCTACCACGTTCTTCAGGGATTTTGACATTTTCTCCGTTTTCCCGACGATGACCTCGGCGCCGCAGTGTATGCAGCAATTGTCCTTCACTTCATCGGGGAAGAGGTATCCGTGTTTCCGGCACCGCGTTGTTTCCTTGCACACCATACCCTGGGTAAGCAGGTTGGTGAAAGGCTCGTCCACCCCGAGGACGCCGAAATCCCTGAGCATCTTCGTGTAGAACCGCGCGTAGAGGAGGTGGAGGATGGCGTGCTCGATCCCGCCGATGTACTGGTCCACCGGCATCCAGTAATCCGTCTGTTCCCTGTTCAATCCCGGCTTCTCGTCGAAGGCGGCGGAGCAGTATCGCGCGAAGTACCAGGATGATTCCACAAAGGTGTCCATAGTGTCCGTTTCACGGACGGCGGGGCCGCCGCAGTTCGGACAGGTGGTGTTCCTGAAACTTTCCATCCGCTCCAGCGGAGACCCTCCCTCCCCGGTGAGCTCCACTTCCTGGGGCAGGACAACGGGCAGGTCTTTTTCCGGCACGGTCACGGTGCCGCATTTTTCGCAGTAGGTGACGGGTATCGGGGCCCCCCAGTAGCGCTGCCGCGATATGCCCCAGTCCCTGAGGCGGTATTCCGTCGTGCGTCTCGCCCGTCCGATCGATTCGAGGTGGTCGGCGATATCGTCAAGGGCCTGAAGGTTTTTCATGCCGTTGAAACGTCCCGAGTTGATGAGAACTCCTTCGTCCACGTATGCTTCCGTCATGGTCGCCGCGTCAAGGGGAGCATCGGGATTGTCGATGACCACCACCAGCGGAAGGTCGTATTTTTTCGCGAATTCAAAATCGCGCTGATCGTGGGTCGGAACAGCCATGACGCAGCCGGTCCCGTAGTCGGCAAGCACAAAGTTCGCCGCATAGATGGGCATCTTTTCGTCCGTTACCGGATTCAGGCAGTAAGCGTCGAGAAAGACGCCTTCTTTTTCATAGTAATCGGAGGTCCTGACCATCTTGTCCTGTTTTTTTACCCGCTCCACAAAATCGGTCACTTCCTTTTCGCAGGGTTTTCCCCGGGCGAGGTCCATTACCAGCGGATGTTCGGCGGCGATAAGCATGAAGGTGGCGCCGAAGATGGTGTCCTGGCGGGTCGTGAACACCCTGATAGCGTCATCCGAATCGGCCATGGGAAAGACCAGTTCACACCCGTGGCTTTTCCCGATCCAGTTTTTCTGCATTGTCAGGACCCGTTCGGGCCAGCCCGGCAGTTTGTCACAGTAGTCGAGCAGTTCCTCAACGTAGTCCGTGATCCTGAAGAACCACTGGTCGAGATGTTTTTCGATGACTTCAGTGCCGCACCGCCAGCACTGGCCCGCTTCGACCTGCTCGTTTGCCAGGACCGTCAGGCACTGCGGGCACCAGTTCACGGAACCCCCTTTCTTGTAGGCAAGTCCCTTCTTATACATCCAGATGAAAAAGAGCTGTTCCCACTTGTAATAAAAGGGCTCGCAGGTCGAGATCTCCCTGTTCCAGTCGTAGCTGAAACCCATGCGCTTCAACTGGCTTTTCATGTAGGCGATGTTTTCGTTCGTCCATTTCGATGGATGGATCCCATGCTCGATGGCGGCGTTTTCCGCCGGCATTCCGAAGGAGTCCCATCCCATGGGGTGCATGACGTTGAACCCTCTCATCTTCTTGTACCGGGCCACCACGTCCCCGATCGTATAGTTCCGGACATGTCCCATGTGAATTTTTCCCGATGGGTAGGGAAACATTTCGAGGAGATAGTACTTTTTCTTCCCGGGGTCTTCATCGACGGCGAAGGTGTCGTTCTCGTGCCAGTATTTCTGCCACTTTTCTTCTATCGCGTGAGGTTTGTATTTTCTGTTCATGGTTGCTCCGAATGACGCTTTTATATATGAAAATCAACGAAGGACTCTTATCACAAATTCCCCGACAATCAAAGAAGAGATTGAGATGTCTCATCTATTACCACTTCGTGAATGTTGCAAGGGCGTCATGATATGAATGAAAAACGGCGGCGGGCTGAGCCCGCCGCCGGTCTCTATGGAAACTGAGCGGAGTTGTCTCCCTCAGGTCGTCTTCGGGGGGGGCGCGGTGGGCGGAAAGGAGGGAAGGAAAACCACCCACCGCTTGGTAAGAATCATGAGATCAGGCCATGCCGTCCTGCAGGTCGGCCATGGCGTATATTCAGGCGCGGCTATGAGGTATCTTCAACAGGTCCGTTATGTTCACCTCTTTCAATGAGCCGTATCTTGTACCGTAGTATCTGTATATGATTTCGAGGGCGTCATGCTCAAGCCTCGACCGGATCATGTCGTTCCCGCCGGAGAAGGTGTGGGGAGGACCGGACTCTGAAGCCTGCTTTGCGAAATCCGCCGTGTATGTTTGCGGTTCATGAAATTCCGGTCCTCCCTTGATATCTGTCGACAATTGACCGACCTCCTTTCCTCTGCCGACGGGCTGTTTGTCCGTTTGCGAGCATTGACAATCTTTGTCATAATTACATACACAAATCGTGCCAGATGGACCCTCTTTCCTGAAGGTCCACTCTCTTTGGATCGGTTGTCGTTGACGCTGCTTCCGGCAGGTGGGAAACATGCGATCACGGGTCTTCCTGGATTGCCGGTATGACGTATGTGATGGGAATGTCGTTCAGATATGCAGCAGGATCAAGATGATAGCCTCTCTGTGTCAGATTGACATGGAGAATGTCAATCTGGCATGTCGGAGAACTCCTGCCATTCTTTCAGTTTTCTCTGAAGGGTTCGCAGCCCGATACCGAGGATCTTTGCCGCCTGTGTCCGGTTTCCGTGTGTTTTTTCAAGGGCATGGCGGATATGTATCTTTTCAAGTTCGGCAAGCGTCATGATATCCTCGGCCCTTCTCAATGGCGGGGTATACGAGGAAAGAAGATCGCTGACAGCGGCCGGTGTCAGGGTGCTGCTCGTTTCCATCAGAACGGCCTTGGCGATGATGTTTTCCAGTTCCCGGACATTCCCCGGCAGGGGGTGTGCCATCAGGCAGTGGATCAATTCCGGTTCAATGGAAAGTATGGTTTTGCTGTTCTTGTTCGCGTGGATCTTCATGAAATGCTCGGCCAGGGGTCGCAGGTCGTCCTCTCGTTCCCGCAGGGGGGGGATTTTGATGTGGAACATGTTCAGCCGGTAGAAGAGGTCTTCGCGGAATCGTTCGTTCTGGATCTCATCCAGGATGTCCTTGTTCGTTGCCGATATGATCCGTATGTCCACATTTCTCACTTTCGTACTGCCCAGGCGGTATAATTCACGCTCCTGGATGACACGGAGCATCTTTCCCTGCAGTGACGGGTCCAGTTCGGTTATTTCATCGAGAAAGAGCGTTCCCCCGCGGGCGGCCTCGAAAAATCCCTTTTTGTCCGAGACGGCTCCCGTGTAAGCGCCCTTTTCATGACCGAAGAAGTCATCTTCGAAGAGGGTCTTGCTGAAAGATGCCATGTTTACGGCCACAAAAGGGCCGTCGGAACGATTGCTCAGAGAGTGGATGATCCGGGCTATCATTTCTTTACCCGTTCCGGACTCACCGGTAATGACGATATTGTAATCCGTGGGCGCCGCTACTTCCACCTGGTGGAAAACCATTGCCATCGAAGGGTCGGCGGCAATCATATGGCTGAACGCCTCGGGATGTTTCAAGTCCTTGAATCGCGGGTTTCTTTCGAAGAGCGCGAGCTTGTTCTTCAGGTTATGCCGCTCCAGTGCGCGGTTGACGACGATAATGAGTTTTTCGCTGTCGATTGGTTTTACCAGGTAATCGTAGGCACCGTATTTCATGGCCTGGACCGCGGAGGCCACATCGTCGACGGCCGTTACGATGATGCATTCAATGGAAGGAAATTCCTCCTTTATCTCTTTCAAGAGGTCCATGCCGCCCAGGTTGGGCATGACCAGGTCGAGCAATATGAGATGAAAACTGTTGTTCCGGACAAAATCCATGACCCGGCGGCTGTCCGATATCAGTGCCGGTTCCGGCATGCCGGCGCTGATCAGCGCCGCCTTCATGCTGAGCAGAAGGCCCACATCATCATCCACGACCAGAACCGGTGTATTCTGACGGGGTATCGATTCCATTACGTGTATCACCTTCCGGTATCGGCGGGAACGGCCGGGAAGAGGATTGTGAAGGTTGTCCCTTTTCCGGGGGTGCTCTCGAAGGAAATTTGTCCTCCATGAGCTTCCACGAGGTTGTACGTGATGGGAAGTCCGAGTCCCGTTCCTCCCTCGGACTGTCGTGTCGTGACGAAGGGGTCGAATATCCTGTCCGCGATGGAGGGGTCGATACCCTTACCGTTGTCCTCGATGGAGAGGACCACCTTCCGTGATCTCTTCTTCAGCTCCGTGGATATGCGGATCGTGCCGCCCGATTCATCAAGGGCTTGAACGGCGTTAATGGTGATGTTCATGACGATCTGCTCGATGCTCTGGAGATTGCCTTCGATCATGGGATGGTCACCGGAGAGATTCAGCTCGAGATTGATGCCCGACTTTCTCAGGGTTGTTTCGATGAGACGGATGGCGTTTTCAACGGCCTGGTTCACGGAAACGGGCACTTTTTCCGATATGCTCGACTGCCGGGAATAATGCTTGAGATTTTCAACGGTCCTGACAACCCGGTTCGCCGCCATCTTCATGTCCGCGAGCAGGACGGGGAGGTTTTCCTTCAGAAAATCATAGGTGAGGCCGCCGTACTTTGCGCCGGGGTTCTTTTTTGCGTCCTCTTCGATCAGGGGGATTACATCATTCCAGACCTTTTGCATAAGCGGCATATCGAAAATGATCTTGTTCACGGGATTATTGATCTCGTGGGCGACGCCGGCCACGAGTGTTCCCAGGGCTTCCATTTTCTGGGCGTGCAGGAGCTGGGCCTCCAGGTGCTTCTTTTCATCTTCCGCGCGTTTCTTGTTGGTAATATCGTCAATCATTGCAATGAAATAGAGGGGCTTATCGTTTTCATCCTGAACGACGGAAGCGGTCAGGCTTGCCCAAATGAATCCTCCATCTTTCTTTATGTACCGTTTTTCGGTCTTATAAAACCGCTCATCACCCTGCAACAATCGCGCCACTTCCTTCTTGTCCTGTTCGGCGTGCTCATGGTGGGTGATGTCAAGGTATGTTTTGCCGATCAGTTCGGATTCTTCATAGCCCAGCATTGAACAGATCCGGGTATTGACCTGCTCGAACCGGTAGCCGAGGCTCAGGACCGCTATGCCGAGTGCCCCCCCTTCGAATATCCGGCGGAACCGCTCTTCATTTTCCCGCAGGCGGTTCTCTGTTCGCTTGCGCTGCGTGATATCCCGAAAAATTCCCTGCATCACCCGTTCACCCTGAATGGTTATGAGCTCCGACATGATCTCAACGGGGACCTGCGTTCCGTCGATCCGCTGAACGATGCTCTCGGATATGGGGTCGATCCGTTTGGCGTGATTACTGAACACGGTGGCGGCATCACGCCGGTGTTCCGGTGGATGCAGGCGGGACTGGTGCAGGCCCACCAGGTCGTTCTTCGACATTCCGAGCAGGCGGCAGGCCGCTGGATTCACATCGATGATGATTCCCGTATCTGTCGAGGCAAGGAATATGGCGTCCGGTGCCCCTTCAAAAAGGCTCCGGAACCGCGCTTCGTTTTCCCTGAGCTCCTTCGTCCGTTTCCGTACCTCCCTCCTGAGGAGCTCGGACCATCGGTGTGTCGTGAAAAAGGTAAATCCACCGGCGATGAGAAGAATGATAATGATGGAAGCGAAGGTGTTCAGGGCGGTTGTTCCCGCGCTTCGCAGGATGTAATCGACCTCGTCGGTGGGTGCCACCACAGCGACCGACCAGGTCTGGTTGACGACCCGTGCCGGGCAGTAAGCGATGAGCTTCTCGATCCGCCCTGTCTGGCCGCGGTGCCATCCCGAGATATAACGGCCGATCCCCTCCCTTCCGGCAAGCGTTCCCCGCTGTATGTTGTTGATCGATTCGAAGGACAGTTCCGGGGCTTTTTCCCTTCTCACCGTGAAGGCGCTCCTGCCCACGAAGTCCTCGAAGTAGTGGGCAAGAAAATACCCTTCCTGATTGATAAGCCAGGCATATCCCGTTTCTCCCGAAACGATGGGGGAGATGAAAACATCTGCGATGGACTGCAGGTTGAAGGAGACGACCAGAATGCCCTTGAAAATCTTGTCATCATCCTCTCCCGGTCCCCTCGTGTACACGGGAGCGGCCATTCTGATACGGTTTTCCCCTATTTCGTTGACGGTGATGCCTGAGAGGATGACATTCCCCGTTTCCCGTGCGTTTTTGAAGTATTGGTCTTCTTCGTAATCCCTGCCGATCAGGTCCTCACGCCATCCATCGGAGGGATAGATGCACTTAAGATACCCGTTCTCGTCGATGCGCCGGATCGAGGTCCGGGGAATGAAGCCGAGATACATGTTCTGCATGTATTCCAGGCAGGTCGGTGTCATCAGCTGGATCGATCTGACCTTTGTTGCCGAGACCAGCGCGGCGCGCACCTCGCTGAAGTAGGTCTCGATACCTGCGGCGGCGGAGCGGGCAAGAATCAACTGCTGTTCATTGAACTGACTCAGGGCTGCCTGCCGGCTTGCCTGGTAGGTCTGGTAACCGAGAAATGCCGTCAAGGCCACGGCAACGGCGGTGATGAAAACGATGAACACCTGGATGCGCATCCAGGGACTGCGGATGTCGTCTCGCGAGTCGTCGACTTCGGTATTCGGGGGCATGTTCACAATCTCCCGGATAGACAGGCTTTAACGGTAATGTGTGTGATACTTGAAGGAAATTGATGGCATATTCGGCCGGAAGATGCAAGCATCAAGTTACCCGCTTTCCCCGTTCCGCGGCGGGGCTGGCCGCCGGCGCCGATGCCGTTCGCCTGGAGGCATCCTGCGATATCATTTTTTCCAGAACTCGGGCGTAAGGAGAACAAGGACAGTGTAAATCTCAAGTCTTCCCGCCAGCATGCACAGGGAGAGGACCCACTTGCCCGTCATGGGGATCTCCGAATAGGTCATGGACGGCCCGACACCTGCGAAACCGGGACCCACATTACCGATCGTGGCCGCCACGGAAGAGAAAGCCGTCATGACATCGAGGCCGAGCATCGTCATGACCAGTGACGCCGCTGCCGTCAGGGTGATATAGAGCGCGAAAAAGCCCCAGATGCTGGCCATTGTCTGGGGATAAATGATCTTCTTGCCGAGTTTGACCGCCGTTACGGCATGAGGGTGGACCAGGTGATAGAGTTCTTTATAACTGTGCTTGAGTATCAACAGTATTCTCAAGCACTTGATGCTTCCTCCCGTGGACCCTGCCGAGCCGCCGATAAACATCAGAAGAATGAGAATGATCTTGGAAAGGGCGGGCCATCCGTCAAAATCAGCCGTTGTGAACCCCGTCGTGGTCATGATGGAAACGACCTGGAACGAGGCATACCGGAGAGATGACCCCGACCCCCCTGCCTCCTGGTGATGTTGATGCAGATCACAGGTGACCAGGATCACGGCTATGGCTATGACGGCGATATAGAAGCGGAATTCGCTGTTGGAAAAAAGGGACCTCACATTGCCGATGATCAGGCTGTAGTGGAGTGTGAAATTGACCCCCGCGGCGAGCATGAAAAAGGTGATCACCGAGTCAATGAAAGGACTGTGGAAGTGGGCGATGCTGGCGTCGTGAGTGGAGAACCCTCCCGTCGCCATGGTCGTGAAGGTGTGGCACAGCGCATCGAACACGCTCATGCCCCCGCAGAGCAGGAGGATGAATTCCACGGTGGAGATAATAAAATAGACGATCCAGAGGGTACGTGCCGTTTCCGTCACCCGGGGCGTCAGTTTGTCTTTCACAGGGCTCGGAAGTTCCGCCTTGTAGAGCTGCATGCCGCCGACGCCCAGCAGGGGAAAGATAGCGATGGAGAGGATAATGATCCCCATGCCGCCGAACCACTGGGTCATGGAGCGCCAGAAAAGGATGCCGTGGGGAAGTGAGTCTATGTGATCGATGACCGTCGCGCCCGTAGTGGTGAATCCCGATATCGACTCGAAGAAGGCGTCGCCGAAGGAAGGGACCGTCCCGTGCACCATGTAGGGGATCGCCCCGAAGGCGCCTGCGCAAAGCCACCCCGCCGCGACGATGAGAAATCCTTCCCGGTGTGTCAGGCTGACGTCACCGTCCGAAGGCCTGAAAAGATGGTACAGAAGAGCGCCCGCAAGGGTGGTGATACCGGCGGACGCCGCAAAGGCGATCAGATCGTTTTCCCCGTAGAAAAGGGACCACGCCAGGGGAAGAACCATGGTAAGGCCGAGGAAGAACAGAAAAGTCCCCAGTATATAGAGGATATTTTTTGCGCTCATCCGAAATAATCCATTTTGACGGTCAGGATCTTTTCTACCTTTGGAATGGCGGAACGCAGGGTGACGAGAATGACATGATCACCGGGAAGAATGATCGTTTCCCCCCAGGGAATGATGACCTGGTTGTCCCGCAGGACGGCGCCGATGATGGTGCCCTTGGGGAAATTGATATCCTTCAGAGGTCTGTTCGTGATTTCCGATGTTTCAAGAGCGATGAACTCCACGGCTTCCGCCTTTTCATCGCGGAGCGGGGTGGCCGAAATGATCTTTCCCTTCCGGATAAAATGAAGGATCTTGCCGATCGTCGCGTGCCGGGGATTCATGACCCCGTCGATGCCCACCCGTTCCACAATGTTGCTGTAATCTATCTTGTTTATCAGGCAGATGGACTTTTTCGCTCCCAGTTGCTTCGCCAGGAGGGCCCCCAGGACATTGGCCTCCTCGTCATCGGTTACGGCAACGAAGTAGTCGGCATCCTTGATGTTCTCCTCCCGCAGGAGGTCCTGGCTGGTACCGTCGCCGCGGAGGATGATCGCCTTGTCGAGGGTGCAGGCCAGCGTATCGCACCGCTCCTGGTCCTTCTCGATGATCTTGGTCAACACACCTTTTTTTTCGAGCATCTCCGCGAGCATCAGTCCTGTAGAACCGCCGCCGAGGATGAAGACCCGCTGGGGCTCTTCCGTGTTCTTCCCGAAGAAGCGCAGGATGCTGCGAACATGCTCCGAGGGGGCGAAAAAGAACAGGTGGTCCTTTTCCCTGATCACGGACTTTCCCGAGGGGATAATCGGTTCATCCTTCCTGGTGATGGAAGCAATGAGGATGTCGTGACCGTACATCTCCTTGATCTGCTGAAGGCTTTTCCCCACGGCGACGCATTCGGGGTCGACATAGAACGCGGCGAGCTTGATATTTCCGCCGGCGAAGTCGATGACTTCCGAC
This DNA window, taken from Deltaproteobacteria bacterium, encodes the following:
- the trkA gene encoding Trk system potassium transporter TrkA — encoded protein: MRVVVIGAGEVGYNIADILSKEGNDLIIIDKNEERLKYVAENLDVQTIVGSGSSPQILKKARLEQSEMVVAVTDSDETNIVACLLASTQSNVPLKIARIRNPDLNSNSALFDKSHLNIDLRINPEREAVLNAMNLMEYPGASEVIDFAGGNIKLAAFYVDPECVAVGKSLQQIKEMYGHDILIASITRKDEPIIPSGKSVIREKDHLFFFAPSEHVRSILRFFGKNTEEPQRVFILGGGSTGLMLAEMLEKKGVLTKIIEKDQERCDTLACTLDKAIILRGDGTSQDLLREENIKDADYFVAVTDDEEANVLGALLAKQLGAKKSICLINKIDYSNIVERVGIDGVMNPRHATIGKILHFIRKGKIISATPLRDEKAEAVEFIALETSEITNRPLKDINFPKGTIIGAVLRDNQVIIPWGETIILPGDHVILVTLRSAIPKVEKILTVKMDYFG